One genomic segment of Mycolicibacterium neworleansense includes these proteins:
- a CDS encoding PhoX family protein, which translates to MPLVPLNLFVTHRGTSSRQHVTCRYRCGDACSKPAPNTSDNQYFGDIVKQMSRRSVLQAAGVTVLAVGAGSALAACGTDTKPAQTPSPAALPVETPPGLKFTAVAPNTEDAVVIPDGYQQRVVIAWGDPVLPDAPMFDINRQTAAAQRKQFGFNNDFAALLPIEGQANRFLLVTNFEYVTPEFMFPAYNAEAPTREQFDIEIAAVGMGVVEVERGSDGALKPVMGRYNRRIMADTAFTLTGPAAGTDFVKTAADPTGRAVSGTFANCAGGVTPWGTVLSGEENFHGYFGAGEGAPAPKPADADRYARYGVEHERSELKWEDFDPRFDLTKTPNEVNRFGYVVELNPWDPASTPVKHSALGRFKHEGANVYVTGDGSVVVYTGDDERFDYMYKFVSAKKIAPGWKTGDPAAMAHNMTLLDEGTLYVAKLTSDIPAAEIDGTGKLPAKGSFAGSGTWIPLLKSGPNGQAESLVEGVTAQEAAVFTRIAADKAGATKMDRPEDFEANPRTGKVYVALTNNDKRGTDGKAPADAANPRNENKNGQILEITDNHTGTDFTWDLLLVCGDPKAADTYYAGFDKNQVSPISCPDNLAFDSHGNLWISTDGNALDANDGLFAVALDGPNRGETKQFLSVPVGAETCGPVVTDDLVTVCVQHPGEGDDHSLAKPLSHWPGGADTPARPAVVAVWKPGGQIGTV; encoded by the coding sequence ATGCCGCTTGTACCGCTGAATCTCTTTGTCACCCATCGCGGAACGTCGTCGCGCCAGCACGTGACCTGCCGCTACCGCTGTGGCGACGCATGTTCCAAGCCCGCCCCGAACACCAGCGACAACCAGTACTTCGGCGACATCGTCAAACAGATGTCACGCCGGTCGGTCCTGCAGGCCGCCGGTGTCACCGTGCTGGCCGTCGGCGCCGGATCCGCGCTGGCTGCCTGCGGTACCGACACGAAGCCCGCCCAGACGCCGTCACCGGCCGCGCTACCCGTCGAAACGCCGCCCGGCCTGAAGTTCACCGCCGTCGCACCGAACACCGAAGACGCCGTCGTGATCCCCGACGGCTACCAGCAGCGGGTCGTGATCGCGTGGGGCGACCCGGTACTGCCCGACGCCCCGATGTTCGACATCAACCGGCAGACCGCCGCTGCACAGCGCAAGCAGTTCGGGTTCAACAACGACTTCGCCGCGCTCCTGCCGATCGAAGGACAGGCCAACCGGTTCCTGCTGGTGACCAACTTCGAATACGTCACGCCGGAGTTCATGTTCCCCGCCTACAACGCCGAGGCGCCCACCCGCGAGCAGTTCGACATCGAGATCGCCGCGGTCGGGATGGGCGTGGTGGAGGTGGAACGGGGCAGCGACGGCGCGCTGAAACCGGTGATGGGCCGCTACAACCGCCGCATCATGGCCGACACTGCGTTCACGCTCACCGGCCCCGCGGCGGGCACCGACTTCGTCAAGACCGCAGCCGACCCGACCGGGCGCGCCGTGTCCGGCACCTTCGCCAACTGTGCCGGCGGCGTAACTCCCTGGGGCACAGTGCTTTCCGGTGAGGAGAACTTCCACGGCTACTTCGGGGCCGGCGAAGGAGCTCCGGCACCGAAGCCGGCGGACGCCGACCGCTACGCCCGCTACGGCGTCGAGCACGAGCGGTCCGAGCTCAAGTGGGAAGACTTCGATCCGCGCTTCGACCTCACCAAGACCCCCAACGAGGTCAACCGCTTCGGCTACGTCGTCGAACTCAACCCGTGGGATCCGGCCTCGACGCCGGTCAAACACTCCGCACTGGGCCGGTTCAAGCACGAGGGCGCCAACGTCTACGTGACCGGCGACGGCAGCGTGGTGGTCTACACCGGAGACGACGAACGCTTCGACTACATGTACAAATTCGTCTCCGCCAAGAAGATCGCGCCCGGCTGGAAGACCGGCGACCCCGCCGCAATGGCCCACAACATGACCCTCCTCGACGAGGGCACGTTGTACGTCGCCAAGCTCACCAGCGACATTCCCGCCGCCGAGATCGACGGCACCGGCAAGCTCCCGGCGAAAGGCTCGTTCGCCGGGTCCGGCACGTGGATCCCGCTGCTGAAGTCCGGACCGAACGGGCAGGCCGAATCTCTCGTCGAGGGCGTGACCGCCCAGGAGGCCGCGGTATTCACCCGCATCGCCGCCGACAAGGCCGGCGCCACCAAGATGGACCGGCCCGAGGATTTCGAGGCCAACCCACGCACCGGCAAGGTCTACGTGGCGCTGACCAACAACGACAAGCGCGGCACCGACGGCAAGGCTCCGGCCGACGCGGCCAACCCGCGCAACGAGAACAAGAACGGCCAGATCCTGGAGATCACCGACAACCACACCGGCACCGACTTCACCTGGGATCTGCTGTTGGTGTGCGGCGACCCCAAGGCAGCCGACACCTACTACGCCGGGTTCGACAAAAACCAGGTCAGTCCCATCTCCTGCCCGGACAACCTGGCCTTCGACAGCCACGGCAACCTGTGGATCTCGACCGACGGCAACGCGCTCGATGCCAACGACGGACTGTTCGCGGTGGCGCTCGACGGCCCCAACCGGGGTGAGACCAAACAGTTCCTCAGCGTGCCGGTCGGCGCCGAGACATGCGGCCCGGTGGTGACCGACGATCTGGTCACGGTGTGTGTGCAGCACCCGGGCGAGGGCGATGACCACAGCCTGGCCAAGCCGCTGTCGCACTGGCCGGGTGGTGCCGACACCCCGGCACGGCCCGCGGTGGTCGCGGTGTGGAAGCCCGGCGGCCAGATCGGCACCGTCTGA
- a CDS encoding inositol-3-phosphate synthase — protein sequence MSEHSGEIRVAIVGVGNCASSLVQGVQYYHNADENTTVPGLMHVKFGPYHVRDVKFVAAFDVDAKKVGFDLSEAIFASENNTIKIADVPPTNVTVQRGPTLDGIGKYYADTIEISDFEPVDVVQALKDAKVDVLVSYLPVGSEEADKFYAQCAIDAGVAFVNALPVFIASDPVWAKKFTDAGVPIVGDDIKSQVGATITHRVMAKLFEDRGVTLDRTYQLNVGGNMDFLNMLERSRLESKKVSKTQAVTSNLTGSLAGKVEDKNVHIGPSDHVAWLDDRKWAYVRLEGRAFGDVPLNLEYKLEVWDSPNSAGVIIDAVRAAKIAKDRGIGGPIEAASAYLMKSPPKQIADDVARIELETFISG from the coding sequence ATGTCTGAGCACTCAGGAGAAATCCGGGTCGCCATTGTCGGCGTCGGTAACTGCGCATCGTCCCTGGTCCAGGGCGTGCAGTACTACCACAACGCCGATGAGAACACGACCGTGCCGGGCCTGATGCACGTGAAGTTCGGCCCGTACCACGTGCGTGACGTCAAGTTCGTGGCCGCGTTCGATGTGGACGCCAAGAAGGTCGGCTTCGACCTGTCCGAGGCCATCTTCGCCTCCGAGAACAACACCATCAAGATCGCCGACGTGCCGCCCACCAACGTGACCGTGCAGCGCGGCCCGACCCTCGACGGCATCGGCAAGTACTACGCCGACACCATCGAGATCTCCGACTTCGAGCCGGTCGACGTGGTCCAGGCGCTCAAGGACGCCAAGGTCGACGTGCTGGTCTCCTACCTGCCGGTGGGCTCCGAAGAGGCCGACAAGTTCTACGCCCAGTGCGCCATCGACGCCGGCGTGGCCTTCGTCAACGCGCTTCCGGTGTTCATCGCCTCCGACCCGGTCTGGGCCAAGAAGTTCACCGACGCCGGTGTCCCGATCGTCGGCGACGACATCAAGAGCCAGGTCGGCGCGACCATCACCCACCGCGTGATGGCCAAGCTGTTCGAGGACCGCGGCGTCACGCTGGACCGCACCTACCAGCTCAACGTCGGCGGCAACATGGACTTCCTGAACATGCTGGAGCGCTCGCGCCTGGAGTCCAAGAAGGTCTCCAAGACTCAGGCCGTCACCTCCAACCTGACCGGCTCGCTGGCCGGCAAGGTCGAGGACAAGAACGTCCACATCGGCCCGTCCGACCACGTCGCCTGGCTCGACGACCGCAAGTGGGCCTACGTCCGCCTGGAAGGCCGCGCCTTCGGTGACGTGCCGCTGAACCTGGAGTACAAGCTCGAGGTGTGGGACTCGCCGAACTCGGCCGGGGTGATCATCGACGCGGTGCGCGCCGCCAAGATCGCCAAGGACCGCGGCATCGGTGGCCCCATCGAGGCGGCCTCGGCCTATCTGATGAAGAGCCCGCCGAAGCAGATCGCCGACGACGTCGCGCGCATCGAGCTGGAGACCTTCATTTCTGGTTAG
- a CDS encoding DUF5318 domain-containing protein, which produces MRLQRQVVDYALRRRSLLAEVYSGRTGVSEVCDANPYLLRAAKFHGKQSSVMCPICRKEQLTLVSWVFGDHLGPVSGSARTAEELVMLATRYDEFAVHVVEVCRTCSWNHLVKSYVLGAPRPPKARGTRGTRKSARTASE; this is translated from the coding sequence GTGCGATTGCAGAGACAGGTGGTGGATTACGCGCTTCGGCGGCGGTCCCTGCTGGCTGAGGTCTATTCGGGGCGCACCGGCGTCTCGGAGGTCTGTGATGCCAACCCGTACCTGCTGCGCGCGGCAAAGTTTCACGGCAAGCAGAGTTCGGTGATGTGTCCGATCTGCCGTAAAGAGCAGCTCACGCTGGTGTCGTGGGTTTTCGGTGATCATCTGGGCCCGGTTTCGGGCTCGGCGCGCACCGCGGAGGAGCTGGTGATGTTGGCAACTCGTTACGACGAGTTCGCAGTCCATGTGGTTGAGGTATGCCGCACCTGCAGTTGGAATCATTTGGTCAAGTCATATGTCCTGGGCGCGCCGCGGCCGCCCAAGGCACGTGGCACTCGAGGCACGCGCAAGTCGGCGCGTACGGCCAGTGAATAA
- a CDS encoding GntR family transcriptional regulator: MPKNYGVKEKDQVVTHIINLVMTGKLRSGDRIDRNEIVRDLGLSRVPIQEAVVQLEHDGILSTRYHRGAFVSRFDEATVAEHHELYGILNGIASARCATNPTPRILAHLDDTLRVMRSAKDTRSFQEACWVFRDAINDEYAGPRLHATIRAGKSFAPSEFWISYPKAKADFLAGYEAETAAIHARDPEGARRACTERADKMAQIMIAELTRRGVFGDLRSP; this comes from the coding sequence GTGCCGAAGAACTACGGGGTCAAGGAAAAGGACCAGGTTGTCACGCACATCATCAATCTGGTGATGACGGGCAAGCTGCGCTCCGGTGACCGCATCGACCGCAACGAGATCGTCCGTGACCTCGGGCTGAGCCGCGTCCCGATCCAGGAGGCAGTGGTTCAGCTCGAGCACGACGGCATCCTCTCAACGCGGTACCACCGTGGCGCCTTCGTCTCCCGGTTCGACGAGGCAACCGTTGCCGAGCACCACGAGTTGTACGGCATTCTCAACGGCATCGCCTCGGCCCGCTGCGCCACCAACCCCACCCCGCGCATCCTGGCTCATCTGGATGACACGTTGCGCGTGATGCGTTCAGCAAAGGACACCAGGTCCTTTCAGGAAGCCTGCTGGGTGTTCCGCGACGCGATCAACGACGAGTACGCGGGGCCACGGCTGCATGCCACCATCCGCGCCGGCAAGAGCTTCGCCCCCTCGGAGTTCTGGATCAGCTATCCGAAGGCCAAAGCCGATTTCCTGGCCGGCTACGAGGCGGAGACCGCCGCCATCCACGCGCGAGATCCCGAAGGCGCCCGCCGGGCCTGCACCGAGCGGGCCGACAAGATGGCCCAGATCATGATTGCTGAGCTCACCCGGCGCGGGGTGTTCGGCGACTTGCGGTCCCCTTGA
- a CDS encoding DUF1707 SHOCT-like domain-containing protein — protein sequence MATRQTSTTRAKDSDRNDTCQVLDTALAEGQLSMEEHRQRVSAATNATTLGELARLVDDLQNANAPVTLPTLAKPRLPRIRKPAGSGWGLRLASAVVLVLLGMGIGWGVYGNTSSPLSFNPDPGAVPDGIDPVVLTPPKQLQSLNGFNGLFEQMRQRFGNTMGFELDIHSDMAMLSRPDAQDNRRLQRYYYRGGWGDPSSSPSTVDSDDRLVDLAKFDFEKTLAVARGAADTVGVKRADVKDVWIRVSPAEDPSTPEAVTIDVHVNSDFGSGYIELFPDGTTKQIWRADR from the coding sequence GTGGCAACTCGGCAGACCTCGACCACCCGGGCCAAAGACAGCGATCGCAACGACACCTGTCAGGTGCTCGACACCGCGCTGGCTGAGGGTCAGCTGTCCATGGAAGAACACCGCCAGCGGGTGTCGGCGGCCACCAACGCCACGACACTGGGAGAATTGGCCCGCCTGGTCGACGATCTGCAGAACGCCAATGCACCGGTGACGCTGCCGACCCTGGCCAAGCCGCGCCTGCCCCGCATCCGCAAGCCGGCCGGATCCGGCTGGGGCCTGCGCCTGGCCTCGGCCGTGGTGCTGGTCCTGCTCGGCATGGGCATCGGCTGGGGCGTGTACGGAAACACCTCCTCACCGCTGAGCTTCAACCCCGACCCGGGGGCGGTGCCCGACGGAATCGACCCGGTGGTGCTGACCCCGCCGAAGCAGCTTCAGTCACTCAACGGGTTCAACGGGCTCTTCGAGCAGATGCGCCAGCGGTTCGGCAACACGATGGGCTTCGAACTCGACATCCACTCGGACATGGCGATGCTGAGCCGGCCCGATGCGCAGGACAACCGGCGCCTGCAGCGCTACTACTACCGCGGCGGCTGGGGTGATCCCAGCTCGTCGCCGAGCACGGTCGACAGCGACGACCGGCTGGTGGACCTGGCCAAGTTCGACTTCGAGAAGACGCTCGCCGTCGCGCGGGGGGCGGCCGACACCGTGGGCGTCAAACGCGCCGACGTCAAGGACGTGTGGATCCGGGTCAGCCCGGCCGAGGACCCGTCGACCCCGGAAGCGGTCACCATCGACGTCCACGTCAACAGCGATTTCGGCTCCGGCTACATCGAGCTGTTCCCCGACGGCACGACCAAGCAGATCTGGCGCGCCGACCGCTGA
- a CDS encoding LLM class F420-dependent oxidoreductase yields MSHPIRIGVQLQPQHSPTYSHIRDAVRRCEDIGVDIAFNWDHFFPLYGDPEGAHYECWTMLGAWAEQTSRIEIGALVSCNSYRNPELLADMARTVDHISDGRLILGIGSGWKQKDYDEYGYEFGTAGSRLDDLAEALPRIEARLAKLNPAPTREIPILIGGQGERKTLRLVAEHAHIWHAFVDRDTYPGKAAVLAEHCANTGRDPSTVQRSAGVQESGGIDAMLAEADALADLGVSILTVGVNGPDYDLTAAEALCRWRDGRARKV; encoded by the coding sequence GTGAGCCATCCCATACGCATCGGTGTGCAACTGCAGCCACAGCACTCCCCCACCTACAGCCACATCCGCGACGCGGTGCGCCGCTGTGAGGACATCGGCGTCGACATCGCCTTCAACTGGGACCACTTCTTCCCCCTGTACGGCGATCCCGAAGGCGCGCACTACGAATGCTGGACGATGCTCGGCGCGTGGGCCGAGCAGACCTCGCGCATCGAGATCGGCGCCCTGGTGAGCTGCAACTCGTACCGCAACCCGGAACTGCTGGCCGACATGGCCCGCACCGTCGACCACATCTCCGACGGCCGGCTCATCCTGGGCATCGGAAGCGGTTGGAAACAAAAGGATTACGACGAGTACGGCTATGAGTTCGGTACCGCGGGCAGCCGGCTGGACGATCTGGCCGAAGCGCTGCCGCGCATCGAGGCCCGGCTGGCCAAGCTCAACCCGGCACCGACCCGCGAGATTCCGATCCTCATCGGCGGCCAGGGCGAGCGCAAGACCCTGCGCCTGGTGGCCGAACACGCTCACATCTGGCACGCCTTCGTCGACCGCGACACCTACCCCGGCAAGGCCGCGGTACTGGCCGAGCACTGCGCCAACACCGGCCGCGACCCGTCCACCGTGCAGCGCTCGGCCGGCGTGCAGGAGTCCGGTGGCATCGACGCCATGCTGGCCGAGGCCGACGCCCTGGCCGATCTGGGTGTCAGCATCCTCACCGTCGGCGTCAACGGACCGGACTACGACCTGACCGCCGCGGAGGCCCTCTGCCGCTGGCGCGACGGCCGGGCTCGCAAAGTTTAG
- a CDS encoding PadR family transcriptional regulator encodes MLELAVLGLLLESPMHGYELRKRLTGLLGAFRAFSYGSLYPALRRMQADGLIVEDAAPLGPTKVRRARRVYQLTDAGKQRFTELVADTGPQNFSDDGFGVHLAFFNRTPAEARMRILEGRRRQVEERREGLREAVARASSSFDRYTRQLHQLGLESSEREVKWLNELIAAERTAQGRPENI; translated from the coding sequence ATGCTTGAGCTCGCAGTCCTGGGCCTCTTGCTCGAGTCACCTATGCACGGCTACGAGCTGCGCAAGCGTTTGACGGGTCTGTTGGGGGCGTTCAGAGCGTTCTCGTACGGGTCGCTCTACCCGGCATTACGTCGCATGCAGGCCGACGGCCTGATCGTCGAGGACGCCGCACCCTTGGGACCGACCAAGGTGCGCAGGGCTCGGCGGGTGTACCAGCTGACCGATGCCGGCAAGCAGCGATTCACCGAGTTGGTCGCCGACACGGGGCCACAGAACTTCTCCGACGACGGCTTTGGTGTCCACCTTGCCTTCTTCAACCGCACCCCGGCCGAGGCCAGGATGCGGATCTTGGAGGGCCGGCGGCGTCAGGTGGAAGAACGCCGGGAAGGCCTGCGTGAAGCAGTGGCGCGGGCCAGCAGTTCGTTCGACCGCTACACCCGTCAGCTGCACCAGCTGGGCCTGGAGTCCAGCGAACGAGAAGTGAAATGGCTCAACGAGTTGATCGCGGCCGAACGGACGGCGCAGGGGCGCCCAGAAAACATATGA
- a CDS encoding alpha/beta fold hydrolase — protein sequence MVSDDALTGLDEFGLLHENAEQIGATAIPPVERIEQGPISALKFGTDTPRIVFLHGGGQNAHTWDTVILGLGEPALAVDLPGHGRSAWREDGDYGPKLNAASLIPVLEMYAPTPRLVVGMSLGGLTALRIAATEPRLVPELALVDVTPSAPERHNEMTKAQMGTVALVQEHRTFPTFQAMLDVTIAAAPHRDRNSLRRGVFHNSKQLDDGTWTWRYDSFRKGDGFEGLWDDVPSITMPTTLIRGANSFFVNDEDAETFSKTAPGFQRTHVVADSGHSVQGDQPAKLVEILRGIVGSS from the coding sequence GTGGTGAGCGACGACGCATTGACCGGCCTCGACGAGTTCGGCCTCCTGCACGAGAACGCCGAACAGATCGGCGCAACCGCGATACCACCGGTCGAGCGCATCGAGCAGGGCCCGATCAGCGCGCTGAAGTTCGGCACCGACACCCCGCGGATCGTGTTCCTGCACGGCGGCGGCCAGAACGCCCACACCTGGGACACCGTGATCCTCGGCCTCGGCGAGCCGGCCCTGGCCGTCGATCTGCCCGGCCACGGCCGGTCCGCGTGGCGCGAGGACGGTGACTACGGGCCGAAACTCAATGCGGCAAGCCTGATTCCGGTGCTCGAGATGTACGCCCCCACACCGCGCCTGGTAGTCGGAATGTCGCTGGGCGGGTTGACGGCGCTGCGGATCGCGGCGACCGAACCCCGGCTGGTGCCCGAACTCGCGCTGGTCGACGTCACCCCGTCGGCCCCCGAACGCCACAACGAGATGACCAAGGCCCAGATGGGCACCGTCGCACTGGTTCAGGAGCACCGCACCTTCCCGACGTTTCAGGCCATGCTCGACGTGACCATCGCCGCCGCCCCACACCGGGACCGGAATTCGTTGCGGCGCGGCGTCTTCCACAACTCCAAGCAGCTCGACGACGGCACCTGGACCTGGCGGTACGACTCGTTCCGCAAGGGCGACGGGTTTGAGGGGCTGTGGGACGACGTTCCGTCGATCACCATGCCCACCACCCTGATCCGCGGCGCCAACTCGTTCTTCGTCAACGACGAGGACGCCGAGACGTTCTCCAAGACCGCACCCGGCTTTCAGCGCACCCATGTGGTCGCCGACTCCGGGCACTCCGTGCAGGGCGATCAACCAGCCAAGCTCGTGGAGATCCTGCGCGGCATTGTCGGTAGTAGCTAG
- a CDS encoding transglycosylase domain-containing protein: MRENRPPVRDNGPVKRDNGPTQRENGPTARPPRPGVPPDDRLTTVLPPVRDGGPAPLDVVRAAMDGTPPPKPQPPKSPPPPPPGGGRGSGPSGPTGPERARQFHLNWKLVRRLSIAAVVAMILLPLVTFGMAYMIVDVPQPGDIRTNQVSTILASDGSEIARIVPPEGNRVDVSIDQIPEHVRNAVMAAEDRDFYSNPGFSFTALLRAIKNNLVGGDLQGGSTITQQYVKNALVGDERSGIGGLIRKAKELVISTKMASEWSKDAVMQAYLNMIYFGRGSYGIAAAAKAYFDKPVEQLNVAEGALMAALIQRPSTLDPAVDPEGAAERWNWVLDGMVDMGALPAQERAGQVFPPTVPPDLARQQNQTTGPNGLIERQVTKELLDLFDISEQALNTEGLQITTTIDPQAQEAAEDAVSKYMDGQDPDMRTAVVSIDPRDGAVKAYYGGSDANGFDFAQAGLPTGSSFKVFALVAALQQGIGLGYQVDSGPLTVNGIKISNVEGEGCGTCSIAEALKRSLNTSYYRLMLKLEHGPEDVAKAAHDAGVAESFPGVEHTLSEDGQGGPPNNGVVLGQYQSRVIDMASAYATLAASGVYHKPHFVQKVVNSSGQVLFDASNQDNGEQRIDKAVADNVSAAMQPIAGWSRGHNLAGGRASAAKTGTNQLGDTGDNRDAWMVGYTPSLSTAVWVGTSEGVNPLKTPSGGPVYGSGLPSDIWKATMDGALKGTDNETFPKPTEIGGYAGVPQAPVAPPPGTVPNGPQISVMPSETVIQPTIEVAPGITIPIGPPTTVPIGPPPGAPVVPGAPGVPVPPPPP; encoded by the coding sequence GTGCGGGAGAACCGGCCTCCGGTCCGCGACAACGGCCCGGTGAAACGGGACAACGGTCCGACGCAGCGCGAGAACGGCCCCACGGCTCGTCCGCCCCGTCCGGGTGTACCGCCAGACGATCGGCTCACCACGGTGCTGCCTCCGGTGCGTGACGGCGGGCCGGCCCCGCTCGATGTCGTCCGGGCCGCGATGGACGGCACACCGCCGCCGAAACCGCAGCCACCCAAATCGCCCCCTCCACCGCCGCCGGGCGGCGGCCGCGGATCGGGGCCCTCGGGTCCGACCGGACCCGAGCGGGCCCGGCAGTTCCACCTCAACTGGAAGCTGGTTCGGCGTCTGTCGATCGCCGCGGTCGTGGCGATGATCCTGCTTCCGCTCGTGACGTTCGGTATGGCGTACATGATCGTCGACGTCCCGCAGCCCGGTGACATCCGCACCAACCAGGTGTCGACGATCCTGGCCAGCGACGGCAGTGAGATCGCCCGCATCGTGCCTCCCGAGGGCAACCGCGTCGACGTCTCGATCGACCAGATCCCCGAACACGTCCGCAACGCCGTCATGGCGGCCGAGGACCGCGATTTCTACTCCAACCCGGGTTTCTCGTTCACCGCGTTGCTGCGCGCGATCAAGAACAACCTGGTCGGTGGTGATCTGCAGGGCGGATCGACCATTACCCAGCAGTACGTCAAGAACGCGTTGGTCGGTGACGAACGCTCGGGCATCGGCGGGTTGATCCGTAAGGCCAAGGAGTTGGTCATCTCGACCAAGATGGCCAGCGAGTGGTCCAAAGACGCTGTGATGCAGGCGTATCTGAACATGATCTACTTCGGCCGCGGCTCGTACGGGATCGCGGCGGCCGCCAAGGCGTACTTCGACAAGCCGGTCGAGCAGCTCAACGTCGCCGAGGGCGCGCTGATGGCCGCGCTCATCCAGCGGCCCTCGACGCTGGACCCCGCGGTGGATCCGGAAGGCGCTGCCGAGCGGTGGAACTGGGTGCTCGACGGCATGGTGGACATGGGCGCCCTGCCGGCCCAGGAACGAGCCGGCCAGGTGTTCCCACCGACCGTGCCGCCGGACCTGGCCCGGCAGCAGAACCAGACCACCGGCCCGAACGGACTCATCGAGCGGCAGGTCACGAAGGAACTGCTGGACCTGTTCGACATCAGTGAGCAGGCGTTGAACACCGAGGGTCTGCAGATCACCACGACGATCGACCCGCAGGCCCAGGAGGCCGCCGAGGACGCGGTGTCCAAGTACATGGACGGCCAGGACCCGGACATGCGGACCGCGGTGGTCTCCATCGATCCACGCGACGGCGCGGTCAAGGCGTACTACGGCGGTTCGGATGCCAACGGTTTCGACTTCGCTCAGGCCGGTCTGCCGACGGGTTCGTCGTTCAAGGTGTTCGCGCTCGTGGCCGCCCTGCAGCAGGGCATCGGCCTGGGCTACCAGGTCGACAGTGGGCCGCTCACCGTCAACGGCATCAAGATCAGCAACGTCGAAGGTGAGGGCTGCGGCACCTGCTCGATCGCCGAGGCGCTCAAGCGGTCGCTCAACACCAGCTATTACCGGCTGATGCTCAAGCTCGAGCACGGCCCCGAGGATGTGGCCAAGGCCGCGCACGATGCCGGTGTGGCCGAGAGTTTCCCCGGTGTGGAGCACACGCTGTCCGAGGACGGGCAGGGCGGTCCGCCGAACAACGGTGTGGTGCTGGGTCAGTACCAGTCCCGGGTGATCGACATGGCGTCGGCGTACGCGACGCTCGCAGCCTCCGGCGTCTATCACAAGCCCCACTTCGTGCAGAAGGTCGTGAACTCGTCGGGGCAGGTGTTGTTCGACGCCTCCAACCAGGACAACGGCGAACAGCGCATCGACAAGGCGGTTGCCGACAACGTCTCGGCGGCAATGCAACCGATCGCCGGCTGGTCGCGCGGGCACAACCTGGCCGGCGGTCGCGCCTCGGCCGCCAAGACCGGCACCAACCAGCTCGGCGACACCGGCGACAACCGTGACGCCTGGATGGTCGGTTACACCCCGTCGCTTTCGACTGCGGTCTGGGTGGGTACCTCCGAGGGTGTGAATCCGTTGAAGACTCCGTCAGGTGGGCCGGTCTACGGATCCGGTCTGCCGTCGGACATCTGGAAAGCCACCATGGACGGTGCGCTGAAAGGCACTGACAACGAGACATTCCCGAAGCCGACCGAGATCGGTGGCTATGCGGGTGTGCCGCAGGCCCCGGTCGCTCCGCCGCCGGGAACCGTCCCGAACGGTCCGCAGATCTCGGTGATGCCTTCGGAGACCGTGATCCAGCCGACCATCGAAGTGGCCCCGGGCATCACGATCCCGATCGGCCCTCCGACGACCGTGCCGATCGGACCGCCGCCGGGGGCTCCCGTTGTGCCTGGCGCGCCGGGCGTTCCGGTACCCCCGCCGCCTCCGTGA